Proteins encoded by one window of Paenibacillus sp. DCT19:
- the spoVG gene encoding septation regulator SpoVG produces the protein MQITDVRLRRVNSEGRMKAIASITIDNEFVVHDIRVIDGNNGMFVAMPSKRTPDGEFRDIAHPISSGTREKIQAAVLTEYDRAATEEEVIEEGA, from the coding sequence ATGCAAATTACGGATGTCAGACTCCGCCGCGTTAACTCGGAGGGGAGAATGAAGGCTATCGCATCCATTACCATCGATAACGAATTCGTCGTTCATGACATTCGTGTCATTGATGGTAACAACGGAATGTTTGTTGCTATGCCGAGCAAGCGGACTCCTGACGGAGAGTTCCGTGATATCGCCCACCCGATCTCTTCCGGTACTCGTGAGAAGATTCAGGCGGCTGTATTGACTGAATATGATCGCGCTGCTACTGAGGAAGAAGTCATTGAAGAAGGTGCCTGA
- the mfd gene encoding transcription-repair coupling factor, translated as MLQALIQAFSKDPDFGSITAGITSGMKEQLVSGLSGSARQIMLAALHQEMNRPLLVVTHNMFAAQKIAEDLQEALSPDRVLLYPANELVAAEAAVSSPETLGQRIDVLVRCAQGFRGVVVIPFSGVQRYLPLPEVMANAQITVKQGSTLELDTFLLEMVKLGYERVERVESRGEMSVRGGIIDFYPVTSPIAYRVELFDDEIDSIRTFDPTDQRSIERIEEVVVLPCKELIADRERMEKAADAAVILLEQQLEKMTDRQAKLRLREEIHREIEMLRQHVYFSEMYKYISPLYPEHKTIYDYMPEDTLLVLDEPARLAETSKQLDRDESEWNLHLMQNGKTLPDLHLSADGDELLYERPFQTIFMSIFLRQVPHTQPQNILNFISRGMQDFHGQMNVLKAEMERWQKAGVHVLMLASGEERLDRMRRVLLDYDIPEPEMLIGNLQTGFEMPSIQLAVVTEGEMFSQKQRKARKPIRNVDNAERIKSYSELKVGDYVVHQNHGIGKYMGIGTLEVAGIHKDYMHILYAGGDKLSVPIEQIDLIQKYVGSEEKEPKIYKLGGNEWTRVKNKVRSSVQDIADDLIKLYAERQTSKGYGFEKDSAEQQEFEDMFPYDETRDQMRAIEEIKKDMEQNRPMDRLLCGDVGYGKTEVAIRAAFKAAIEGKQVAVLVPTTILAQQHYETFRERFSGYPFNINVLSRFRSRKEQNETAKGIKQGTVDIVIGTHRLLSQDLVFKDLGLLIVDEEQRFGVTHKEKLKKLKTNVDVLTLTATPIPRTLHMSMLGVRDLSVIETPPENRFPVQTYVVEHSQALVREAIERELARGGQVYYLYNRVQGIQEMAAEISELVPEAKVGVGHGQMSETELEKTILDFLDGEYDVLVSTSIIETGVDIPNVNTLIVHDADKMGLSQLYQLRGRVGRSNRIAYAYFTYQRDKVLTEVAEKRMQSIKEFTELGSGFKIAMRDLSIRGAGNLLGAEQHGFIASVGFDLYSQMLAEEINKRKVTMLGEEPVPSDQWNTTLDLSIDAYLPSDYIYDSIQKIEIYKKVAVISSFDDAMELEDELVDRFGDLPEAVINLMAVARLKVYGKIYGIESITQRGDDLTVKFYEGREHAFELSNIAHIGNQFERRVQFEQGPHMLIHVKGKGLGDKQLMELVEKFLESMKSAFKSKGELKDVTKV; from the coding sequence TTGTTACAAGCACTTATACAAGCTTTTTCCAAAGATCCTGACTTCGGATCCATTACCGCCGGTATTACATCAGGGATGAAAGAGCAGTTGGTGTCCGGGCTTTCCGGATCAGCACGTCAAATCATGCTGGCTGCCTTACATCAAGAGATGAACCGGCCTTTGCTCGTCGTTACGCACAATATGTTTGCTGCACAAAAAATTGCAGAAGATTTACAGGAAGCGCTTTCACCCGATCGAGTGTTACTCTATCCTGCCAATGAACTTGTCGCCGCTGAAGCTGCTGTTTCCAGTCCGGAAACACTAGGTCAGCGTATTGATGTGTTGGTTCGCTGCGCCCAAGGTTTTCGGGGCGTTGTTGTTATTCCTTTTTCCGGAGTACAGCGATATCTTCCACTTCCAGAAGTCATGGCAAACGCCCAAATCACAGTTAAACAAGGAAGCACGCTAGAGCTGGATACTTTCCTGCTGGAGATGGTGAAGCTGGGATATGAGCGCGTAGAACGTGTAGAATCCCGTGGTGAAATGAGTGTACGTGGTGGAATCATTGACTTCTATCCAGTTACATCACCGATTGCTTACCGGGTGGAGTTATTTGACGATGAGATTGATTCGATTCGAACCTTTGACCCTACGGATCAGCGCTCTATTGAGCGGATAGAAGAAGTCGTTGTATTGCCGTGCAAAGAGTTGATCGCAGATCGTGAACGCATGGAGAAGGCTGCGGATGCGGCCGTTATTTTGCTGGAACAACAGCTTGAGAAGATGACAGATCGGCAGGCGAAGCTGCGTCTTCGTGAGGAGATTCATCGCGAAATTGAGATGCTCCGTCAGCATGTTTACTTCTCCGAGATGTATAAATATATCTCACCACTCTATCCGGAACACAAGACCATTTACGACTACATGCCTGAGGATACGTTACTTGTACTTGATGAGCCTGCAAGACTTGCCGAGACGTCTAAACAGTTGGATCGGGATGAATCCGAATGGAACCTGCATTTGATGCAAAATGGAAAGACACTGCCTGACCTGCATCTATCGGCTGATGGAGATGAGCTGCTGTATGAGCGTCCATTCCAGACGATATTTATGTCCATCTTCTTACGTCAGGTTCCACACACGCAGCCTCAGAACATTCTGAACTTTATTAGCCGGGGGATGCAGGATTTCCATGGTCAGATGAATGTACTTAAGGCAGAGATGGAGCGCTGGCAGAAAGCTGGAGTTCATGTATTGATGCTGGCGAGTGGCGAGGAAAGGCTCGACCGTATGCGCCGTGTATTGTTGGATTATGACATACCAGAACCTGAGATGCTCATTGGTAATTTGCAGACAGGATTCGAGATGCCATCCATTCAACTGGCGGTTGTTACGGAAGGGGAGATGTTCTCCCAGAAGCAGCGGAAAGCACGGAAACCGATTCGAAACGTGGACAATGCGGAGCGAATTAAATCATATAGTGAGCTAAAAGTGGGCGATTATGTCGTTCACCAAAATCACGGTATTGGTAAATACATGGGGATTGGTACCCTTGAGGTAGCCGGGATCCATAAGGACTATATGCATATTTTGTATGCAGGTGGAGACAAACTGTCTGTACCGATCGAGCAGATTGATCTGATTCAGAAATATGTGGGCTCAGAAGAGAAGGAGCCTAAGATTTACAAGCTCGGTGGTAACGAATGGACACGGGTAAAAAACAAAGTTCGTTCATCGGTTCAGGATATTGCAGACGATCTAATCAAACTCTATGCGGAGCGGCAAACGTCCAAGGGATACGGCTTCGAGAAGGACTCTGCAGAACAGCAGGAGTTCGAGGACATGTTCCCGTATGATGAGACGCGTGACCAGATGCGTGCAATTGAAGAAATTAAGAAAGACATGGAACAAAACCGCCCAATGGATCGTTTATTGTGTGGGGATGTCGGATACGGTAAAACCGAGGTTGCGATCCGTGCAGCCTTTAAAGCAGCGATTGAAGGGAAACAGGTGGCTGTGCTCGTGCCTACCACAATCTTGGCACAACAGCACTATGAGACATTCCGTGAACGCTTCTCAGGTTACCCGTTCAATATTAACGTGCTTAGCCGATTTCGTTCTCGCAAAGAACAAAATGAGACAGCCAAGGGCATCAAGCAGGGTACGGTTGACATTGTGATCGGCACACATCGCTTGTTGTCACAGGACCTTGTGTTCAAGGATCTGGGATTGCTCATCGTGGATGAAGAGCAGCGCTTTGGTGTAACGCATAAGGAAAAACTGAAAAAACTTAAAACAAACGTGGATGTGTTGACCCTTACGGCAACGCCGATTCCTCGTACATTACACATGTCTATGCTTGGAGTCCGTGATCTGTCTGTCATCGAGACACCGCCAGAGAACCGCTTCCCTGTGCAGACCTATGTGGTTGAACACAGTCAAGCGCTGGTTAGAGAAGCGATTGAGCGCGAGCTGGCTCGTGGCGGTCAGGTTTATTACCTGTACAATCGTGTTCAAGGCATCCAGGAAATGGCCGCTGAAATTTCTGAGTTGGTTCCAGAAGCCAAGGTTGGCGTGGGACATGGTCAGATGTCTGAAACGGAGCTAGAGAAGACGATTCTCGACTTCTTGGATGGCGAGTATGATGTGCTGGTCAGCACCAGTATCATTGAGACAGGTGTCGATATTCCAAACGTTAATACGTTAATCGTTCATGACGCGGACAAAATGGGGCTCTCTCAGTTGTATCAGTTGCGTGGACGTGTGGGTCGGTCTAACCGGATTGCGTATGCGTATTTTACGTACCAACGGGATAAGGTACTGACTGAAGTGGCAGAGAAACGGATGCAATCCATTAAGGAATTCACCGAGCTGGGCTCTGGATTCAAAATTGCAATGCGTGACTTGTCGATTCGAGGTGCAGGTAACCTGCTTGGAGCAGAGCAGCATGGCTTCATTGCTTCCGTGGGATTCGATCTGTATTCTCAGATGCTTGCTGAGGAAATTAATAAACGGAAAGTGACGATGCTGGGTGAAGAGCCTGTACCTTCCGACCAATGGAATACAACGCTTGATCTTAGTATTGATGCATATTTGCCGTCGGATTATATCTATGACAGCATCCAGAAGATTGAGATTTACAAAAAGGTGGCCGTCATCTCTTCCTTCGACGATGCAATGGAGCTGGAAGATGAGTTAGTGGATCGTTTCGGTGATCTGCCAGAAGCCGTTATTAACCTAATGGCTGTAGCAAGGCTCAAAGTCTACGGCAAAATCTATGGAATAGAATCGATCACACAGCGTGGAGATGACCTTACAGTGAAGTTTTATGAAGGTCGTGAGCATGCATTCGAGCTCTCCAATATTGCACACATTGGAAATCAGTTCGAAAGACGTGTACAATTTGAACAAGGACCCCATATGCTTATTCATGTCAAAGGCAAGGGGCTTGGGGACAAGCAACTCATGGAGCTGGTGGAGAAATTCCTGGAATCCATGAAAAGTGCTTTTAAATCAAAGGGGGAACTAAAAGATGTTACAAAAGTATAA
- the ispE gene encoding 4-(cytidine 5'-diphospho)-2-C-methyl-D-erythritol kinase, which translates to MKIYEKAPAKINLMLDVLHKRNDGFHEVEMIMTMVDLADRLEFSELPRDTIFISSQAGYIPLDEKNLAFQAARLIKERYDVRSGVHIHLDKKIPVAAGLAGGSSDAAATLRGLNRLWRLNIPDHELQELGAELGSDVPFCITGGTALATGRGEKLTPIPNPPQCWVILAKPPINVSTADVYGRFRSDKIVRHPSAVKMEQAIRNQSFAEVCGQMGNVLEDVTLKLYPEVQHLKDAMIKLGADGVLMSGSGPTVFGLVSKESKVARIYNGLRGFCKEVYAVRMLT; encoded by the coding sequence TTGAAAATTTACGAAAAAGCGCCTGCTAAAATTAATTTAATGCTTGATGTTTTACATAAAAGAAATGATGGATTCCATGAAGTTGAAATGATTATGACCATGGTCGATTTGGCTGATCGGTTAGAATTCTCCGAGCTTCCTCGGGATACGATCTTTATCTCCAGTCAGGCTGGATATATTCCGCTGGATGAGAAGAACTTGGCTTTTCAGGCAGCTAGGCTGATTAAAGAGCGTTATGATGTTCGATCAGGAGTGCATATTCATCTGGATAAGAAGATTCCAGTCGCTGCCGGTCTTGCAGGCGGCAGTAGTGATGCAGCAGCAACGCTGCGCGGCTTGAATCGTCTCTGGCGTCTAAATATTCCCGATCATGAGCTACAGGAGCTTGGAGCCGAGCTTGGATCAGATGTACCATTTTGCATTACTGGAGGTACCGCTTTAGCAACAGGTCGAGGGGAGAAGCTGACGCCGATCCCCAATCCGCCGCAATGTTGGGTCATACTGGCCAAGCCGCCTATTAATGTATCTACGGCAGATGTGTACGGTCGTTTCCGCAGTGACAAGATTGTTCGCCATCCAAGTGCTGTCAAAATGGAACAAGCGATTCGCAATCAGTCGTTTGCTGAAGTATGTGGACAGATGGGGAATGTGCTTGAAGATGTAACCCTGAAGTTATATCCGGAGGTACAGCATCTGAAGGATGCCATGATCAAATTGGGAGCAGATGGGGTATTAATGTCAGGAAGTGGCCCAACTGTTTTTGGGCTAGTGTCCAAGGAGTCCAAGGTCGCACGGATCTATAACGGGCTTCGTGGCTTCTGTAAAGAAGTATACGCTGTGCGAATGCTGACATAG
- the veg gene encoding biofilm formation stimulator Veg gives MAKNTLLDIKRNLDAHIGQKIMLRANGGRRKTIERTGVLEETYPSVFIVKLDEEQETFKRVSYSYADILTESVEVMVFDPGSQTHSSYMEP, from the coding sequence ATGGCTAAAAATACGCTGTTGGATATCAAACGCAATCTCGACGCTCATATAGGTCAGAAAATTATGTTGCGGGCTAATGGTGGCCGCCGTAAGACTATCGAGCGTACGGGTGTATTGGAAGAAACGTACCCTTCTGTTTTTATTGTTAAGCTTGATGAGGAACAAGAAACCTTCAAGCGAGTATCTTATAGTTATGCAGATATACTTACGGAGTCGGTGGAAGTCATGGTATTTGATCCAGGCAGCCAGACGCATAGTTCTTATATGGAGCCGTAA
- the purR gene encoding pur operon repressor, translating into MKKLKRSARLVEMTQYLLSRPHTVIPLTTFAERYGAAKSSISEDLAIIKEVFEEGGSGELQTLAGAAGGVKWIPKVSRELALAFAERLSTQLEQPDRILPGGYLYMSDLLGQPALMNEAGKIFATAFGNMGIDVVMTVETKGIPLAYATGAQLNLPVVLVRRDHQATEGSAVSINYVSGSHKSLHTMSLSRRAMREHSRVLIVDDFMKAGGTVQGMIDLLAEFNATVAGVGVLVESGSIDSEERLLTDYVSLAKLTAVDAKSRHISVKPGNYFDV; encoded by the coding sequence GTGAAGAAATTAAAACGAAGCGCAAGGCTGGTTGAAATGACGCAGTACTTATTGTCTAGACCGCATACGGTGATTCCGCTCACCACATTTGCCGAACGTTATGGGGCTGCGAAGTCGTCGATCAGTGAAGATTTGGCGATTATCAAGGAAGTGTTCGAAGAAGGTGGGTCAGGAGAGCTGCAAACGTTGGCCGGAGCAGCCGGGGGAGTGAAGTGGATTCCTAAGGTGTCCAGAGAACTGGCTCTTGCTTTTGCTGAGCGACTCAGTACCCAATTGGAGCAGCCGGATCGGATCTTGCCTGGTGGATACCTCTACATGTCTGATTTGCTTGGTCAACCTGCATTAATGAATGAAGCAGGCAAAATTTTTGCCACTGCATTTGGTAATATGGGCATTGATGTAGTGATGACGGTAGAGACTAAAGGCATACCACTCGCATATGCGACGGGTGCCCAGCTCAACCTGCCTGTTGTGCTCGTACGCAGGGACCATCAGGCTACGGAAGGATCGGCCGTAAGTATCAATTATGTATCGGGTTCACATAAAAGCTTGCATACGATGTCCCTATCGCGCCGGGCGATGCGTGAGCATTCGCGGGTACTTATCGTGGATGATTTCATGAAAGCCGGGGGCACGGTTCAGGGAATGATCGATCTACTCGCTGAGTTTAATGCGACTGTAGCCGGTGTAGGGGTCTTGGTGGAATCTGGTTCTATCGATTCAGAAGAACGCCTGTTGACCGATTATGTTTCCTTGGCGAAGTTAACAGCAGTAGATGCGAAGAGCAGACACATTTCCGTCAAGCCTGGCAACTATTTTGATGTGTAG
- a CDS encoding small, acid-soluble spore protein, alpha/beta type translates to MSRRRRSVMSEELKYELAKDLGFYDTVQQEGWGGIKAKDAGNMVKRAIQLAEQAARKS, encoded by the coding sequence ATGAGCCGCAGAAGAAGAAGTGTAATGTCAGAGGAGCTTAAATACGAACTGGCGAAAGACCTCGGTTTCTACGATACTGTCCAGCAAGAAGGCTGGGGCGGTATCAAGGCCAAAGATGCGGGCAACATGGTGAAGCGAGCGATCCAACTCGCCGAGCAGGCAGCACGCAAATCCTAA
- the pth gene encoding aminoacyl-tRNA hydrolase: MKWIVGLGNPGSNYAKTRHNIGFMALDRLADRHNISITQSKCKALIGEGNIGGVKTVLIKPMTFMNLSGESVRAYMDFYKVSLEDLIVVYDDMDTEIGKVRLRYQGSAGGHNGIKSIIQHTGTQQFNRVRMGISRPEPGHAIVDYVLSTFMKKEKEALEQTIEQTCDALEHSLSHTFEQTMAKFNG, from the coding sequence ATGAAGTGGATTGTTGGCCTCGGAAACCCGGGCTCTAACTACGCCAAAACCCGTCATAATATTGGCTTTATGGCGCTCGATCGACTGGCAGATCGTCATAATATCTCCATTACCCAGAGTAAATGCAAAGCGTTGATTGGAGAGGGCAACATTGGCGGTGTCAAGACGGTATTGATTAAACCAATGACATTCATGAATTTGTCCGGTGAGTCGGTACGAGCCTATATGGATTTTTATAAAGTAAGTCTGGAAGACCTGATCGTGGTGTACGATGACATGGACACGGAAATTGGTAAAGTGAGATTGCGGTATCAAGGTAGTGCTGGTGGACATAACGGAATTAAGTCTATTATTCAGCACACAGGTACTCAGCAGTTTAACCGGGTACGCATGGGAATATCCCGTCCAGAACCTGGACACGCCATTGTAGACTATGTTCTTTCGACATTCATGAAGAAGGAAAAGGAAGCACTCGAACAGACGATTGAACAGACCTGTGATGCACTTGAACATAGCCTGAGTCATACGTTTGAGCAAACGATGGCTAAATTCAACGGATAG
- the yabG gene encoding sporulation peptidase YabG: MNIGDLVVRKSYGGDVTFRVEGLQVDSAVIKGTEFRLLADSPVDDLIQVPYEPQSAKTRQAHVKAHQTLSRLQQNRMEQAERNREGLVQEWTQQQEPAYFEMPGKVLHLDGDPNYLKKSMNLYEQLRVPAEGQYVHESAMADTLYHLLPKVRPDIVVITGHDGVLKTRQPYDLYSLGSYKNSQNFVAAIQVARQYERHLDALTIVAGACQSHFEALLRAGANFASSPGRILIHALDPVYVAAKASFTSVRDTVNMNDILHNTISGSQGVGGVETRGSYRVGLPGLNDLSTLKVNPSAV; this comes from the coding sequence ATGAATATCGGAGACTTGGTCGTTCGAAAGTCATACGGTGGAGATGTGACTTTTCGGGTGGAAGGCCTTCAGGTGGACAGTGCCGTCATTAAAGGTACCGAGTTCCGACTGCTTGCCGATTCCCCAGTGGATGATTTAATACAGGTTCCATATGAACCGCAGAGCGCTAAGACCCGACAGGCGCATGTCAAGGCTCATCAGACGCTTTCTCGTCTGCAGCAAAACCGGATGGAACAGGCAGAGCGTAATCGAGAAGGATTGGTTCAGGAATGGACTCAGCAGCAAGAGCCTGCTTATTTCGAGATGCCTGGCAAAGTACTTCATCTGGACGGAGATCCAAACTATTTGAAAAAAAGCATGAATCTCTACGAGCAGCTTCGCGTTCCTGCAGAGGGACAGTATGTACACGAGTCTGCTATGGCCGATACGTTGTATCATCTTTTACCTAAGGTTCGGCCGGACATTGTGGTTATTACAGGACATGATGGCGTGCTGAAGACTCGCCAGCCTTACGATCTGTATAGTCTGGGAAGCTACAAGAACTCTCAGAACTTTGTGGCAGCAATCCAGGTTGCTCGGCAGTACGAACGTCACCTGGATGCGCTCACGATCGTTGCAGGGGCGTGTCAGTCTCATTTTGAGGCTCTGCTGCGGGCAGGGGCGAACTTCGCCAGTTCACCAGGCAGAATTCTGATTCATGCGCTTGATCCGGTATATGTGGCGGCCAAAGCCTCCTTTACTTCAGTCAGAGATACGGTGAATATGAATGACATTCTGCATAATACCATTAGCGGAAGCCAAGGCGTGGGTGGTGTAGAAACGCGTGGCAGTTACCGTGTCGGGTTACCTGGATTGAACGATTTGTCCACGTTAAAAGTGAACCCATCTGCGGTTTAA
- a CDS encoding anti-sigma-F factor Fin family protein gives MSVNYVCRHCRTFIGQIDSTRITEAQLGFHFLTPDERRDIIAYNSGGDITVRITCDYCKEALELNPELSLLASPLQ, from the coding sequence ATGTCAGTGAATTATGTATGTAGGCATTGCCGTACCTTTATAGGACAAATCGATTCTACCCGTATAACGGAAGCGCAATTAGGCTTTCATTTCTTGACCCCCGACGAGCGTAGGGATATAATAGCGTATAATTCGGGTGGAGATATCACCGTTCGGATTACATGTGACTATTGCAAAGAAGCACTGGAACTTAATCCTGAGCTGAGTCTGCTCGCTAGTCCTCTTCAATAG
- a CDS encoding ribose-phosphate diphosphokinase: protein MTYFDSKLKIFTCNSNPKLAHQIADYIGIPMGESHTTSFSDGEIQVKLSESVRGCHVYIVQSTCLPVNDNLMEMLVMIDALKRASAKTINVVIPYYGYARQDRKARSRDPITAKLVANLIEKAGATRVIAMDLHAMQIQGFFDIPVDHLLGVPILAQYFRSKQIENPVVVSPDHGGVVRARKLADFLNAPLAIIDKRRPEPNVSEVMNIIGNIEGKTAILIDDIIDTAGTIVLGANALMEGGVKEVYACCTHPVLSGPAMERLENAPLKEVIVTDTIPITHANPTSKLKVLSVAPLLGEAIIRVHEELSISKLFEIE, encoded by the coding sequence ATGACTTATTTTGATTCGAAATTAAAAATATTTACTTGCAATTCTAACCCAAAGCTTGCCCATCAAATTGCTGATTATATCGGAATTCCTATGGGTGAATCTCACACAACCAGCTTCAGTGATGGTGAGATCCAAGTGAAGCTCTCCGAGAGCGTACGGGGCTGTCACGTTTATATCGTGCAGTCAACCTGTTTGCCAGTTAACGACAACTTGATGGAAATGCTCGTCATGATTGATGCACTTAAACGTGCTTCTGCCAAAACAATTAACGTTGTAATTCCTTACTATGGCTACGCTAGACAAGATCGCAAAGCACGTTCCCGTGATCCTATTACAGCGAAGCTGGTAGCTAATCTGATTGAAAAAGCAGGCGCAACGCGTGTAATCGCGATGGATCTTCACGCTATGCAAATTCAAGGATTCTTCGATATTCCAGTTGATCATCTGCTTGGTGTACCGATTCTGGCACAATACTTCCGGTCAAAACAGATCGAAAACCCAGTTGTCGTATCACCTGACCATGGTGGCGTAGTCCGTGCACGGAAACTCGCTGACTTCCTGAACGCACCGCTGGCTATTATTGACAAACGTCGTCCTGAGCCGAATGTCAGTGAGGTCATGAACATCATTGGTAACATTGAAGGTAAGACTGCAATTCTGATTGATGATATCATCGATACAGCAGGAACGATTGTATTGGGGGCAAATGCGTTGATGGAAGGCGGCGTGAAGGAAGTATACGCATGCTGTACTCACCCAGTATTGTCTGGCCCTGCTATGGAACGTCTGGAGAATGCGCCATTGAAGGAAGTTATCGTAACGGATACGATTCCAATTACGCATGCTAATCCGACAAGCAAACTCAAAGTGTTGTCTGTAGCGCCTTTACTCGGAGAAGCAATTATCCGGGTTCATGAGGAATTATCAATCAGCAAGCTGTTTGAAATTGAATAA
- the glmU gene encoding bifunctional UDP-N-acetylglucosamine diphosphorylase/glucosamine-1-phosphate N-acetyltransferase GlmU, which produces MKRMAIVLAAGQGKRMKSKLYKVLHPVCGKPMVGHVLDAALRAGVERSVVVVGHGAEAVQSFLGSRAEYALQAEQLGTGHAVQQVKALLGNEAGSTIVVCGDTPLVTSETLEGLMKLHESRGAAATVLTAELDNPKGYGRVIRGEDGSVQRIVEQKDCNEQEDAVKEINTGTYCFDNAKLFAALEKVTNQNAQGEYYLTDVVGIFKSGGEVVEAYMSDDIAESIGVNDRLALSQAEAFMRERLAVKHMLNGVTIIDPSSTYIGADVTIGSDTVLYPGTILKGTTSIGEACHIGPHADIEDSSIQDGVTIKHSVLLKAEVGAEASVGPFANLRPGTKLGRSVKIGDFVEVKNATIDEGSKVSHLSYIGDAQVGKNVNVGCGAITVNYDGYNKAVTTIEDDAFVGSNVNLIAPITVGKGAYVVAGSTVTHSVPENDLAIARPRQENKPGYAEKIRGRAKAKKQNAKPE; this is translated from the coding sequence TTGAAACGAATGGCTATTGTTCTTGCCGCAGGGCAAGGAAAACGGATGAAATCCAAATTGTACAAAGTACTGCATCCCGTATGTGGTAAACCGATGGTGGGTCATGTGCTTGATGCGGCTCTACGCGCAGGCGTAGAACGCAGTGTAGTCGTGGTAGGCCATGGTGCCGAAGCGGTGCAGTCATTTTTGGGTTCAAGAGCAGAATACGCTCTTCAGGCAGAACAACTGGGAACAGGTCATGCCGTTCAACAGGTGAAGGCTCTGCTTGGTAATGAAGCCGGATCGACGATTGTAGTCTGCGGTGACACTCCGCTTGTAACGAGTGAAACGCTGGAAGGTCTAATGAAGCTTCATGAGAGTCGCGGTGCAGCAGCTACCGTGCTTACAGCTGAATTGGACAATCCCAAAGGATACGGACGCGTTATTCGCGGAGAAGATGGTTCTGTGCAACGAATTGTGGAGCAGAAGGATTGTAATGAACAGGAAGATGCTGTGAAGGAGATTAACACAGGCACTTACTGCTTCGATAATGCAAAACTGTTCGCAGCTTTGGAGAAAGTAACGAATCAGAATGCCCAAGGAGAGTACTATCTTACTGATGTTGTTGGCATTTTTAAGAGCGGTGGAGAAGTGGTCGAAGCCTACATGTCAGATGATATTGCAGAATCGATCGGGGTAAATGACAGACTTGCTCTTTCACAAGCCGAAGCATTCATGCGTGAACGTCTAGCCGTTAAACATATGTTGAACGGTGTTACAATCATCGATCCGTCATCGACATATATCGGAGCGGATGTTACGATTGGATCAGACACAGTGCTGTACCCAGGAACCATTCTTAAGGGCACGACTTCCATTGGTGAAGCTTGTCATATTGGTCCGCATGCAGATATCGAAGACAGCAGTATTCAGGATGGAGTTACAATTAAACATTCTGTGCTGTTGAAAGCTGAGGTTGGTGCCGAAGCTTCTGTAGGTCCATTTGCTAACTTGCGTCCAGGAACTAAATTGGGCCGCAGTGTAAAAATTGGTGACTTTGTTGAAGTGAAAAATGCTACAATTGATGAAGGCTCCAAAGTGTCTCACCTTAGTTATATTGGGGATGCTCAAGTAGGGAAAAACGTAAATGTTGGTTGTGGTGCAATAACGGTCAATTATGATGGTTATAATAAGGCTGTGACAACCATTGAAGATGATGCCTTTGTAGGGAGCAACGTCAATTTGATTGCACCCATTACGGTAGGAAAAGGCGCTTATGTCGTTGCAGGCTCTACCGTTACCCATTCCGTTCCCGAGAATGATCTCGCCATTGCTCGTCCACGCCAGGAGAACAAACCGGGTTATGCGGAGAAGATCCGTGGACGTGCCAAAGCCAAGAAACAAAACGCCAAACCCGAATAA